A window of the Streptomyces griseochromogenes genome harbors these coding sequences:
- a CDS encoding sugar ABC transporter substrate-binding protein, giving the protein MRRAAVVVAAGAMAVSLAACGSAKESKGGDSSSSASAKKGDNIKVGLLLPENKTARYEKFDRPLIEKKIKELTNGKATIQYNNARQDANLQAQQVDTMITNKVDVLIVDAVDAKAIQNSVQKAKDAGIKVVAYDRLAEGPISAYTSFDNEEVGKTQGEALLKALGSKAAKSSKIVMVNGSVTDPNAAQFKKGAHSVLDSKVTVAKEYDTKEWSPDNANSEMEAAISAVGKDKIAGVYSANDGMAGGIITALKAAGINVPVTGQDAELAGVQRIVAGDQYMSVYKPYAPEAEAAATMAVYLAQGKSLDSVAKDKVSSGSQKDVPSVLVPVTALTKDNIKDTVIKDGVYTTAEICTGKYKSACDKIGLK; this is encoded by the coding sequence GCTGGCCGCCTGTGGCAGTGCCAAGGAGTCCAAGGGTGGCGACAGCTCTTCCTCGGCGTCCGCCAAGAAGGGCGACAACATCAAGGTCGGCCTCCTCCTTCCGGAGAACAAGACCGCCCGTTACGAGAAGTTCGACCGCCCGCTGATCGAGAAGAAGATCAAGGAGCTGACGAACGGCAAGGCGACGATCCAGTACAACAACGCCCGCCAGGACGCGAACCTGCAGGCCCAGCAGGTCGACACCATGATCACCAACAAGGTGGACGTCCTGATCGTGGACGCGGTCGACGCCAAGGCCATTCAGAACTCGGTTCAGAAGGCCAAGGACGCCGGTATCAAGGTCGTCGCCTACGACCGTCTGGCCGAGGGACCGATCAGCGCCTACACCTCGTTCGACAACGAGGAGGTCGGCAAGACCCAGGGCGAGGCCCTGCTGAAGGCGCTGGGCAGCAAGGCCGCCAAGTCTTCCAAGATCGTCATGGTGAACGGCTCGGTGACCGACCCGAACGCCGCCCAGTTCAAGAAGGGCGCGCACTCGGTCCTCGACAGCAAGGTCACCGTCGCCAAGGAGTACGACACCAAGGAGTGGTCGCCGGACAACGCCAACTCCGAGATGGAGGCGGCGATCTCCGCGGTCGGCAAGGACAAGATCGCGGGTGTCTACTCCGCCAACGACGGCATGGCCGGCGGTATCATCACCGCCCTCAAGGCCGCGGGCATCAACGTCCCGGTGACCGGCCAGGACGCCGAGCTGGCCGGTGTGCAGCGCATCGTCGCCGGTGACCAGTACATGAGCGTCTACAAGCCGTACGCCCCCGAGGCCGAAGCCGCCGCCACGATGGCCGTGTACCTCGCCCAGGGCAAGTCGCTGGACTCCGTCGCCAAGGACAAGGTCTCCTCCGGCTCCCAGAAGGACGTCCCGTCGGTCCTGGTCCCCGTCACCGCGCTGACCAAGGACAACATCAAGGACACCGTCATCAAGGACGGCGTCTACACCACCGCCGAGATCTGCACGGGCAAGTACAAGTCCGCCTGTGACAAGATCGGCCTCAAGTAA
- a CDS encoding ATP-binding cassette domain-containing protein translates to MVHVSATPVLALRGVSKRFGAVQALTDVELEVHAGEVVALVGDNGAGKSTLVKTIAGVHPIDEGAIEWDGKPVSISRPHDAQALGIATVYQDLALCDNIDVVGNLFLGRELRKWGVLDEVEMERRARELLTTLSIRIPSVRIPIASLSGGQRQTVAIARSMLGDPKLVILDEPTAALGVEQTAQVLDLVERLRERGHAVILISHNMADVKAVADKVAVLRLGRNNGVFEVKTTSQEEIISAITGATDNAVTRRAARTSGEVSK, encoded by the coding sequence ATGGTTCACGTGTCCGCTACGCCCGTGCTGGCGTTGCGCGGGGTCTCCAAGCGGTTCGGTGCCGTTCAGGCGCTCACCGACGTAGAGCTTGAGGTCCACGCCGGTGAGGTGGTCGCCCTGGTGGGCGACAACGGTGCCGGAAAGTCCACGCTGGTCAAGACGATCGCCGGCGTGCACCCCATCGACGAGGGCGCCATCGAATGGGATGGCAAGCCCGTGTCGATCAGCAGGCCGCACGACGCCCAGGCCCTGGGCATCGCGACGGTGTACCAGGACCTCGCGCTGTGCGACAACATCGACGTCGTCGGCAACCTGTTCCTCGGCCGTGAGCTGAGGAAGTGGGGCGTCCTGGACGAGGTCGAGATGGAGCGCCGCGCCCGCGAGCTGCTGACCACGCTCTCGATCCGCATCCCGAGCGTCCGCATCCCGATCGCCTCGCTCTCCGGCGGTCAGCGCCAGACCGTGGCCATCGCCCGTTCGATGCTCGGCGACCCCAAGCTGGTCATCCTGGACGAGCCCACCGCCGCCCTCGGCGTCGAGCAGACCGCCCAGGTCCTCGACCTCGTGGAGCGCCTGCGCGAGCGCGGTCACGCCGTCATCCTCATCAGCCACAACATGGCGGACGTGAAGGCGGTGGCCGACAAGGTCGCCGTGCTGCGCCTCGGCCGCAACAACGGCGTCTTCGAGGTCAAGACGACCTCGCAGGAGGAGATCATCTCCGCCATCACGGGCGCCACCGACAACGCCGTGACCCGCCGTGCGGCGCGCACGTCCGGGGAGGTTTCCAAGTGA
- a CDS encoding sugar ABC transporter permease, which translates to MSIDKTSANLDKSSEAPEASKDVVNPEAAAAAVTAVDPRLLVQEEGLLGYWTEFKRKMKAGELGSLPVVLGLAIICIIFQVLNSNFLSAQNINDITITMVGTGMISVGIVFVLLLGEIDLSVGSVSGAASALAGVLAVNQGWPEWAAVLVAIVAGLAIGALHGFFFAVLGAPAFAVTLAGLLFWLGFMLKVLGEDGTINLDSDGLIGKLTTYYFSDVAAAYGLAVVVVALFFVSSFLGNRRREAAGVPSRPLSDTVLRTVLLAVVAFAAAYMYNQYKGLPLATVIFLGFLVGTDFLLRRTSYGRKIFALGGSVEASRRAGINVTAVRISVFAISGGFAAIGGLFLASKIASANQSAGTGDLLMNAIAAAVIGGTSLFGGRGRTWNALLGVLVIVSIQYGLQLESIAEPVKYMITAAVLLTTVVIDSITRKTQKTAGRA; encoded by the coding sequence GTGAGCATCGACAAGACTTCCGCGAACCTCGACAAGTCCTCCGAGGCTCCCGAGGCCTCCAAGGACGTCGTGAACCCCGAGGCCGCGGCCGCCGCGGTCACCGCGGTCGACCCGCGCCTGCTGGTGCAGGAAGAGGGTCTGCTCGGCTACTGGACCGAGTTCAAGCGCAAGATGAAGGCCGGCGAGCTGGGCTCCCTCCCGGTCGTCCTGGGCCTCGCGATCATCTGCATCATCTTCCAGGTCCTGAACTCCAACTTCCTGTCCGCGCAGAACATCAACGACATCACGATCACGATGGTCGGCACGGGCATGATCTCGGTCGGCATCGTCTTCGTGCTGCTGCTCGGCGAGATCGACCTGTCGGTCGGCTCGGTCAGCGGCGCGGCCAGCGCCCTCGCGGGCGTCCTCGCGGTGAACCAGGGCTGGCCCGAGTGGGCGGCCGTGCTCGTCGCCATCGTCGCCGGTCTCGCCATCGGCGCGCTGCACGGCTTCTTCTTCGCGGTGCTCGGCGCCCCCGCCTTCGCCGTGACGCTGGCCGGTCTGCTGTTCTGGCTGGGCTTCATGCTGAAGGTGCTGGGCGAGGACGGCACGATCAACCTCGACAGCGACGGTCTGATCGGCAAGCTGACCACGTACTACTTCTCGGACGTGGCCGCCGCCTACGGACTCGCGGTCGTCGTGGTCGCCCTCTTCTTCGTCTCCTCCTTCCTCGGCAACCGGCGCCGGGAGGCCGCGGGCGTCCCGTCCCGGCCGCTGAGCGACACGGTCCTGCGCACCGTGCTGCTCGCCGTGGTCGCCTTCGCCGCGGCCTACATGTACAACCAGTACAAGGGCCTGCCGCTGGCCACCGTGATCTTCCTCGGGTTCCTGGTGGGCACCGACTTCTTGCTGCGCCGTACCTCCTACGGCCGCAAGATCTTCGCGCTCGGCGGCAGCGTGGAGGCCTCCCGGCGTGCGGGCATCAACGTCACGGCGGTGCGGATCTCCGTGTTCGCCATCTCCGGTGGCTTCGCGGCGATCGGCGGTCTGTTCCTGGCCTCGAAGATCGCCTCCGCCAACCAGAGCGCCGGTACCGGTGACCTGCTGATGAACGCGATCGCCGCGGCCGTCATCGGTGGTACGTCGCTGTTCGGCGGGCGTGGCCGCACCTGGAACGCGCTGCTGGGTGTGCTGGTGATCGTGTCCATCCAGTACGGTCTGCAGCTGGAGTCCATCGCGGAGCCGGTGAAGTACATGATCACCGCGGCGGTTCTGCTGACCACCGTGGTCATCGACTCCATCACGCGCAAGACGCAGAAGACGGCGGGGCGTGCGTAA